Proteins found in one Planococcus citri chromosome 2, ihPlaCitr1.1, whole genome shotgun sequence genomic segment:
- the LOC135836029 gene encoding atrial natriuretic peptide receptor 1 isoform X1 — protein sequence MLISTFVVLSAVSFAEIFPVYYNVGVLMTTKLDSPFDLERCGPAVDLALRDVNEKFLKLHNVQLKKVQSSYTTCSGKYAPGLAADMYFRDNVLAFIGPACAFALEPVARLADFWNRPIITGMGDQPPTEGQVSFTSGALGKLPKWKNVSNSVLFKDKSEYPTLTRMSYCQCRLKLVFFSIFRQFGWNHVALILDKSDLFSLTVGKNLEIGLRKTGVLSHVKELDGNNEEELCESYLVEAGRHSRVIILSVRGQLVRKFMLVAHDLGMTKGDWTFLDVEIVRGKFWDDHTWKANDENDSKARTAYEALLRVSLLEPTSPLFYNFSQRVKQTAKEQYNYTFATGEEVNFFIGAFYDGVYLLGMVMNETLTAGGNISDGKAITELMWNRTFQGVTGLVRIDENGDRDADYSILDLDPITGEFEVVAHYYGETRAYSPIPGKRIHWPGGRDGPPDDVPRCGFMGNHPTCMESGQYALFFYGFVIVCALAACGTAVTCYTKKQMKMSADLHNMNWRVRPEEVLLEVGKPYTSRLALQKPAEIFEPALQERLVCRRRSDNSNGSYPSAQVYTTVGIYKGSRVAIKKILKKKVDINKKLLLEVKQVRDVSHENTVRFIGACIECPTVLILMEYCPKGSLKDVLENEELKLDWNFRMSLIHDIVKGMAYLHSCEIVHGKLRSRNCLIDGRFVLKISDFGLQNLTTPTEIIKDLNYFNKLLWVAPELLSEYKQNSYAASCKGDVYSFAIILEEIVVRGGPYENVKDTLTTEEILDLVEKQTNPAFRPDVSGYDCPEDLLELMNKCWADNFEERPSFENIRDLIRRTMKGYCENLMDDLLKRMEQYANNLEVLVEEKTDQLSQEKRRSEELLFQVLPRPVAQQLMAGEMVKPEQFECVTVYFSDIVGFTALCAQSSPMQVVNLLNDLYSTFDRVIGFYDVYKVETIGDAYMVVSGLPERNGDNHAREICLMALAILDAVQSFSIQHRPDAQLKVRIGIHSGPVCAGVVGQKMPHYCLFGDTVNTASRMESTGQPLRIHVTHTTKDILDTFNSFQLELRGEVELKGKGTMITYWLLGCNEYDPRPPTPHHCSDTTDTNPYPLIFPELSLAPK from the exons ATGCTAATTTCCACATTTGTAGTTCTCAGTGCGGTATCTTTCGCCGAAATATTTCCGGTTTATTATAACGTCGGCGTTTTGATGACTACAAAATTAGATTCACCCTTTGATCTCGAACGATGTGGTCCAGCCGTAGACTTGGCGCTTCGTGAtgttaatgaaaaattcttaaaattgcaTAACGTGCAGTTGAAAAAAGTGCAATCTAG CTATACTACGTGTTCAGGTAAATATGCTCCAGGTCTAGCAGCAGATATGTATTTTAGGGATAACGTTCTGGCTTTTATCGGACCAGCTTGCGCATTTGCTCTGGAACCGGTTGCTAGGCTGGCAGATTTTTGGAATCGGCCTATTATCACTGGTATGGGAGATCag cCTCCGACAGAGGGTCAAGTTTCGTTTACCTCTGGCGCTTTGGGTAAACTTCCAAAATGGAAGAATGTATCAAATTCG gtttTATTCAAAGACAAAAGTGAATACCCTACTCTTACACGAATGTCATATTGTCAATGTCGACTGAAATTGGTGTTCTTCAGCATTTTTAGGCAATTTGGATGGAATCACGTTGCTCTGATCTTAGACAAATCAGATTTATTTTCGTTAACAGTAG GTAAAAATTTAGAGATAGGATTACGTAAAACCGGCGTGTTGAGCCATGTCAAAGAATTGGATGGTAATAACGAGGAAGAGCTATGCGAATCATATTTGGTGGAAGCCGGTAGACATTCCAGAG TGATTATTCTCAGCGTGCGAGGACAGCTGGTACGAAAATTTATGCTAGTTGCCCACGATCTAGGAATGACCAAAGGTGATTGGACTTTCCTTGACGTAGAAATTGTGCGG GGCAAATTTTGGGATGACCATACGTGGAAAGCGAACGACGAAAATGATAGTAAAGCTCGAACAGCGTACGAAGCGTTACTTCGAGTATCGTTGCTGGAACCTACCAGTcctttattttataatttttcccaGAGAGTTAAACAAACGGCGAAAGAACAATACAACTACACGTTTGCCACCGGTGAAGAG gttaattttttcatcggtGCATTTTACGATGGTGTTTATCTGCTTGGAATGGTAATGAACGAAACGCTTACAGCTGGAGGTAATATTTCCGATGGTAAAGCTATTACAGAATTGATGTGGAATAGAACTTTTCAag GAGTGACTGGACTTGTCAGAATCGATGAAAATGGAGACAGGGATGCCGACTATTCGATCTTAGATTTAGACCCAATTACCGGAGAGTTCGAAGTTGTCGCTCATTATTACGGAGAAACTAGAGCATACAGTCCAATACCAGGAAAAAGAATACATTGGCCCGGTGGTAGAGATGGGCCTCCTGATGATGTTCCTAGATGTGGTTTCATGGGTAATCATCCAACCTGCATGGAAAGTG gTCAATACGcgttatttttttatggttttgtcATAGTCTGTGCCTTGGCAGCTTGTGGAACAGCCGTCACGTGTTACACGAAAAA gcaaATGAAAATGTCAGCCGATTTACACAACATGAATTGGAGAGTTCGGCCTGAAGAAGTATTATTAGAGGTTGGAAAACCATACACGTCGCGTTTAGCGCTACAAAAACCAGCCGag atttttgaaccaGCGTTACAAGAACGATTAGTGTGTAGACGTAGGTCAGATAATTCCAACGGATCTTACCCTTCAGCTCAAGTTTACACAACAGTTGGTATTtataag ggaTCCAGAGttgctattaaaaaaattctcaagaagaAAGTCGacataaataaaaaacttcTGTTGGAAGTCAAGCAA GTCAGAGATGTATCGCACGAAAACACTGTCAGATTCATCGGTGCTTGCATAGAATGTCCCACGGTATTAATTTTAATGGAATATTGTCCGAAAGGAAGTCTCAAAGACGTACTCGAAAACGAAGAATTAAAATTAGACTGGAATTTCAGAATGTCTTTGATACACGATATTGTTAAG GGCATGGCTTACCTTCATAGCTGTGAAATAGTTCATGGAAAATTAAGATCGAGAAATTGCTTGATAGACGGACGTTTTGTTCTAAAAATCTCCGATTTCGGTTTACAAAATCTAACCACACCAACCGAAATCATTAAAGATCTCAATTATTTTAATA AATTACTTTGGGTAGCACCTGAATTGCTCTCAGAATACAAGCAGAATAGCTACGCTGCTTCTTGCAAAGGAGACGTGTATAGTTTTGCTATTATTTTAGAAGAAATTGTTGTGAGAGGAGGTCCTTACGAAAACGTGAAAGATACATTAACTACCGAAG aAATACTAGATTTAGTggaaaagcaaacaaacccgGCTTTCCGGCCCGATGTTAGTGGATACGATTGCCCCGAAGATTTATTAGAATTGATGAATAAATGTTGGGCTGATAATTTCGAAGAAAGACCTTCTTTTGAGAATATTCGTGATTTAATTAGACGGACCATGAA aggTTATTGCGAAAATTTAATGGACGATTTGCTTAAACGAATGGAACAATATGCCAATAATTTAGAAGTTTTAGTAGAAGAAAAAACAGACCAACTTAGCCAAGAGAAGAGAAGATCCGAAGaattactttttcaagttttaccaAG ACCTGTTGCTCAACAGCTGATGGCCGGCGAAATGGTAAAACCAGAACAATTCGAATGCGTCACGGTGTATTTTAGTGATATTGTAGGATTTACTGCGTTATGCGCTCAAAGTTCACCGATGCAA GTGGTGAATTTATTGAACGATTTATACAGCACATTCGATCGAGTTATTGGTTTCTATGACGTATATAAg GTGGAAACGATAGGAGATGCATACATGGTGGTCTCAGGTTTACCAGAAAGAAATGGAGATAATCACGCTAGAGAAATATGTTTAATGGCATTGGCGATCTTGGATGCAGTTCAATCGTTCAGTATACAACACCGACCTGATGCTCAACTCAAAGTTCGCATCGGAATACATTCTG GTCCTGTATGTGCTGGAGTCGTTGGTCAAAAGATGCCTCATTACTGTTTATTTGGTGATACTGTGAATACTGCTTCGAGAATGGAATCTACTGGACAAC CATTACGTATACACGTAACACATACTACAAAAGATATCCTGGACACATTCAACTCGTTTCAATTAGAACTTCGAGGTGAGGTCGAGCTCAAAGGAAAAGGCACAATGATAACGTATTGGTTACTCGGATGCAACGAATATGATCCGAGACCCCCAACTCCGCATCATTGTAGTGATACTACAGATACAAATCCTTATCCTCTCATTTTTCCCGAATTAAGCTTAGCTCCTAAATAA
- the LOC135836029 gene encoding atrial natriuretic peptide receptor 1 isoform X2 — protein sequence MSYCQCRLKLVFFSIFRQFGWNHVALILDKSDLFSLTVGKNLEIGLRKTGVLSHVKELDGNNEEELCESYLVEAGRHSRVIILSVRGQLVRKFMLVAHDLGMTKGDWTFLDVEIVRGKFWDDHTWKANDENDSKARTAYEALLRVSLLEPTSPLFYNFSQRVKQTAKEQYNYTFATGEEVNFFIGAFYDGVYLLGMVMNETLTAGGNISDGKAITELMWNRTFQGVTGLVRIDENGDRDADYSILDLDPITGEFEVVAHYYGETRAYSPIPGKRIHWPGGRDGPPDDVPRCGFMGNHPTCMESGQYALFFYGFVIVCALAACGTAVTCYTKKQMKMSADLHNMNWRVRPEEVLLEVGKPYTSRLALQKPAEIFEPALQERLVCRRRSDNSNGSYPSAQVYTTVGIYKGSRVAIKKILKKKVDINKKLLLEVKQVRDVSHENTVRFIGACIECPTVLILMEYCPKGSLKDVLENEELKLDWNFRMSLIHDIVKGMAYLHSCEIVHGKLRSRNCLIDGRFVLKISDFGLQNLTTPTEIIKDLNYFNKLLWVAPELLSEYKQNSYAASCKGDVYSFAIILEEIVVRGGPYENVKDTLTTEEILDLVEKQTNPAFRPDVSGYDCPEDLLELMNKCWADNFEERPSFENIRDLIRRTMKGYCENLMDDLLKRMEQYANNLEVLVEEKTDQLSQEKRRSEELLFQVLPRPVAQQLMAGEMVKPEQFECVTVYFSDIVGFTALCAQSSPMQVVNLLNDLYSTFDRVIGFYDVYKVETIGDAYMVVSGLPERNGDNHAREICLMALAILDAVQSFSIQHRPDAQLKVRIGIHSGPVCAGVVGQKMPHYCLFGDTVNTASRMESTGQPLRIHVTHTTKDILDTFNSFQLELRGEVELKGKGTMITYWLLGCNEYDPRPPTPHHCSDTTDTNPYPLIFPELSLAPK from the exons ATGTCATATTGTCAATGTCGACTGAAATTGGTGTTCTTCAGCATTTTTAGGCAATTTGGATGGAATCACGTTGCTCTGATCTTAGACAAATCAGATTTATTTTCGTTAACAGTAG GTAAAAATTTAGAGATAGGATTACGTAAAACCGGCGTGTTGAGCCATGTCAAAGAATTGGATGGTAATAACGAGGAAGAGCTATGCGAATCATATTTGGTGGAAGCCGGTAGACATTCCAGAG TGATTATTCTCAGCGTGCGAGGACAGCTGGTACGAAAATTTATGCTAGTTGCCCACGATCTAGGAATGACCAAAGGTGATTGGACTTTCCTTGACGTAGAAATTGTGCGG GGCAAATTTTGGGATGACCATACGTGGAAAGCGAACGACGAAAATGATAGTAAAGCTCGAACAGCGTACGAAGCGTTACTTCGAGTATCGTTGCTGGAACCTACCAGTcctttattttataatttttcccaGAGAGTTAAACAAACGGCGAAAGAACAATACAACTACACGTTTGCCACCGGTGAAGAG gttaattttttcatcggtGCATTTTACGATGGTGTTTATCTGCTTGGAATGGTAATGAACGAAACGCTTACAGCTGGAGGTAATATTTCCGATGGTAAAGCTATTACAGAATTGATGTGGAATAGAACTTTTCAag GAGTGACTGGACTTGTCAGAATCGATGAAAATGGAGACAGGGATGCCGACTATTCGATCTTAGATTTAGACCCAATTACCGGAGAGTTCGAAGTTGTCGCTCATTATTACGGAGAAACTAGAGCATACAGTCCAATACCAGGAAAAAGAATACATTGGCCCGGTGGTAGAGATGGGCCTCCTGATGATGTTCCTAGATGTGGTTTCATGGGTAATCATCCAACCTGCATGGAAAGTG gTCAATACGcgttatttttttatggttttgtcATAGTCTGTGCCTTGGCAGCTTGTGGAACAGCCGTCACGTGTTACACGAAAAA gcaaATGAAAATGTCAGCCGATTTACACAACATGAATTGGAGAGTTCGGCCTGAAGAAGTATTATTAGAGGTTGGAAAACCATACACGTCGCGTTTAGCGCTACAAAAACCAGCCGag atttttgaaccaGCGTTACAAGAACGATTAGTGTGTAGACGTAGGTCAGATAATTCCAACGGATCTTACCCTTCAGCTCAAGTTTACACAACAGTTGGTATTtataag ggaTCCAGAGttgctattaaaaaaattctcaagaagaAAGTCGacataaataaaaaacttcTGTTGGAAGTCAAGCAA GTCAGAGATGTATCGCACGAAAACACTGTCAGATTCATCGGTGCTTGCATAGAATGTCCCACGGTATTAATTTTAATGGAATATTGTCCGAAAGGAAGTCTCAAAGACGTACTCGAAAACGAAGAATTAAAATTAGACTGGAATTTCAGAATGTCTTTGATACACGATATTGTTAAG GGCATGGCTTACCTTCATAGCTGTGAAATAGTTCATGGAAAATTAAGATCGAGAAATTGCTTGATAGACGGACGTTTTGTTCTAAAAATCTCCGATTTCGGTTTACAAAATCTAACCACACCAACCGAAATCATTAAAGATCTCAATTATTTTAATA AATTACTTTGGGTAGCACCTGAATTGCTCTCAGAATACAAGCAGAATAGCTACGCTGCTTCTTGCAAAGGAGACGTGTATAGTTTTGCTATTATTTTAGAAGAAATTGTTGTGAGAGGAGGTCCTTACGAAAACGTGAAAGATACATTAACTACCGAAG aAATACTAGATTTAGTggaaaagcaaacaaacccgGCTTTCCGGCCCGATGTTAGTGGATACGATTGCCCCGAAGATTTATTAGAATTGATGAATAAATGTTGGGCTGATAATTTCGAAGAAAGACCTTCTTTTGAGAATATTCGTGATTTAATTAGACGGACCATGAA aggTTATTGCGAAAATTTAATGGACGATTTGCTTAAACGAATGGAACAATATGCCAATAATTTAGAAGTTTTAGTAGAAGAAAAAACAGACCAACTTAGCCAAGAGAAGAGAAGATCCGAAGaattactttttcaagttttaccaAG ACCTGTTGCTCAACAGCTGATGGCCGGCGAAATGGTAAAACCAGAACAATTCGAATGCGTCACGGTGTATTTTAGTGATATTGTAGGATTTACTGCGTTATGCGCTCAAAGTTCACCGATGCAA GTGGTGAATTTATTGAACGATTTATACAGCACATTCGATCGAGTTATTGGTTTCTATGACGTATATAAg GTGGAAACGATAGGAGATGCATACATGGTGGTCTCAGGTTTACCAGAAAGAAATGGAGATAATCACGCTAGAGAAATATGTTTAATGGCATTGGCGATCTTGGATGCAGTTCAATCGTTCAGTATACAACACCGACCTGATGCTCAACTCAAAGTTCGCATCGGAATACATTCTG GTCCTGTATGTGCTGGAGTCGTTGGTCAAAAGATGCCTCATTACTGTTTATTTGGTGATACTGTGAATACTGCTTCGAGAATGGAATCTACTGGACAAC CATTACGTATACACGTAACACATACTACAAAAGATATCCTGGACACATTCAACTCGTTTCAATTAGAACTTCGAGGTGAGGTCGAGCTCAAAGGAAAAGGCACAATGATAACGTATTGGTTACTCGGATGCAACGAATATGATCCGAGACCCCCAACTCCGCATCATTGTAGTGATACTACAGATACAAATCCTTATCCTCTCATTTTTCCCGAATTAAGCTTAGCTCCTAAATAA
- the LOC135834083 gene encoding uncharacterized protein LOC135834083 codes for MPRYTQKQRLSAKRDSIRNAGNLNQSGDVSQRQSLPAFTAHAARKSIVNGNASFQNSHASRENSGDLEGKFYARKSFYEEERRSLPKKTPSSGPLRRSTRQSGIDGDKKTEKTPSTTVLSKSKTNANKVIKKSKKSVRSRSFAATRVHRRRKPGVLALQQIRHYQKETGMLIPKLSFQRLVKEVLHDYSPIDYRIQSEALRALQEAAEMHLVRKFENGQLCAVHAHRVTLMTRDFTLLKMFEK; via the coding sequence ATGCCGCGATACACGCAGAAGCAACGATTATCCGCGAAACGAGATTCCATCAGGAATGCCGGTAACTTGAATCAAAGTGGCGATGTTTCACAAAGGCAAAGTCTACCGGCGTTTACGGCTCATGCTGCGCGAAAAAGTATTGTAAATGGGAATGCATCTTTCCAAAATTCTCACGCTTCCAGAGAAAATAGCGGAGACCTTGAGGGTAAATTTTACGCTAGAAAAAGTTTTTACGAAGAGGAACGAAGATCACTACCAAAAAAGACACCTTCTAGCGGACCATTACGTAGAAGCACCCGACAATCAGGTATTGATGGtgacaaaaaaactgaaaaaacgcCCAGCACTACCGTActttcaaaaagcaagactaaTGCGAataaagttattaaaaaatctAAGAAATCAGTCCGTTCGCGTTCATTTGCTGCAACACGTGTGCATCGTCGTCGTAAGCCAGGCGTTCTAGCTTTGCAGCAAATCCGACATTATCAAAAAGAAACTGGTATGTTGATCCCAAAATTAAGCTTTCAACGACTCGTAAAAGAAGTTCTTCACGATTACTCGCCGATCGATTATCGTATTCAAAGTGAAGCGTTGAGAGCTTTGCAAGAAGCTGCGGAAATGCATCTGGTTCGAAAGTTCGAGAATGGTCAGTTGTGCGCGGTACATGCCCATCGCGTTACTCTTATGACGCGAGATTTTACgttattaaaaatgtttgaaaaataa
- the LOC135836033 gene encoding histone H1-like, giving the protein MTESEAQETSAAPAPASATPAKKKKSTAAAKPKSGSKKASPSHPPTASMVNNAIKSLKERGGSSLQAIKKYITATYKIDAEKLAPFIKKYLKTAVEKGTLVRTKGKGASGSFKLAATAKSEAPKKKKAAPKKKKPAAEKKEKKAAEPKKPKAAAKKPAAAKKAPAKPKAAKPKPAAAKKAPKSPKAKKPAKAPAAKKPKSPKPKKAAVKKTVTKKAAPKK; this is encoded by the coding sequence ATGACTGAATCCGAAGCTCAAGAAACATCTGCCGCCCCTGCACCGGCTTCCGCTACCCCAGCGAAAAAGAAGAAGTCTACTGCAGCTGCGAAGCCGAAATCTGGTTCCAAAAAGGCATCGCCTTCTCATCCACCGACCGCTTCGATGGTAAACAATGCCATCAAAAGTTTGAAAGAACGAGGTGGTTCGTCGTTACAAGCCATCAAGAAGTACATCACCGCTACTTACAAAATCGATGCTGAGAAATTAGCTCCTTTCAtcaaaaagtatttgaaaaccGCCGTCGAAAAAGGTACCTTGGTTCGCACGAAAGGTAAAGGCGCTTCTGGCTCTTTCAAATTGGCTGCTACCGCCAAGAGCGAAGCTCCCAAGAAGAAGAAGGCTGCCCCTAAGAAGAAGAAACCAGCAGCAGAAAAGAAGGAAAAGAAAGCCGCGGAGCCTAAGAAACCAAAGGCCGCTGCCAAGAAACCAGCCGCTGCTAAAAAAGCACCAGCTAAACCGAAAGCCGCCAAGCCGAAACCAGCTGCTGCCAAAAAGGCACCGAAATCTCCGAAAGCGAAGAAACCCGCCAAAGCCCCAGCTGCCAAGAAACCAAAATCCCCCAAACCGAAGAAGGCCGCAGTCAAGAAAACCGTGACCAAAAAAGCTGCACCCAAGAAGTAA
- the LOC135836034 gene encoding histone H3: MARTKQTARKSTGGKAPRKQLATKAARKSAPATGGVKKPHRYRPGTVALREIRRYQKSTELLIRKLPFQRLVREIAQDFKTDLRFQSSAVMALQEASEAYLVGLFEDTNLCAIHAKRVTIMPKDIQLARRIRGERA; this comes from the coding sequence ATGGCTCGTACCAAGCAAACTGCCCGTAAATCCACTGGTGGAAAAGCCCCGAGAAAGCAACTTGCCACCAAAGCCGCCCGTAAAAGCGCGCCAGCTACCGGAGGAGTGAAAAAACCCCACAGATATCGTCCTGGAACTGTCGCCTTGAGAGAAATCCGTCGTTACCAGAAAAGTACTGAACTACTGATCCGTAAATTGCCATTCCAACGGTTAGTTCGTGAAATCGCTCAAGATTTCAAGACTGATTTACGATTCCAAAGTTCGGCTGTTATGGCTCTGCAAGAGGCTAGCGAAGCTTACTTGGTAGGTCTTTTCGAAGACACTAACTTGTGCGCTATCCATGCCAAACGTGTAACCATCATGCCTAAGGATATTCAACTCGCTCGTAGAATTCGTGGAGAAAGAGCTTAA
- the LOC135836038 gene encoding histone H4: MTGRGKGGKGLGKGGAKRHRKVLRDNIQGITKPAIRRLARRGGVKRISGLIYEETRGVLKVFLENVIRDAVTYTEHAKRKTVTAMDVVYALKRQGRTLYGFGG; encoded by the coding sequence ATGACTGGTCGCGGTAAAGGAGGTAAAGGACTCGGAAAAGGAGGCGCTAAACGTCATCGTAAAGTCTTACGTGATAACATCCAAGGTATCACGAAACCAGCTATCCGTCGTTTAGCCAGACGTGGTGGTGTGAAACGTATTTCTGGATTAATTTACGAAGAAACCCGTGGTGTCTTGAAAGTCTTTTTGGAAAACGTTATCCGTGATGCTGTTACCTACACCGAACACGCCAAGAGGAAAACCGTCACAGCTATGGATGTTGTGTATGCTTTGAAACGTCAAGGAAGAACTTTGTACGGTTTCGGCGGTTAA
- the LOC135836037 gene encoding histone H2A has protein sequence MSGRGKGGKVKGKSKTRSSRAGLQFPVGRIHRLLRKGNYAERVGGGAPVYLAAVMEYLAAEVLELAGNAARDNKKTRIIPRHLQLAIRNDEELNKLLSGVTIAQGGVLPNIQAVLLPKKTEKKA, from the coding sequence ATGTCTGGTCGTGGTAAAGGTGGCAAAGTTAAAGGTAAATCAAAGACTCGTTCTTCAAGAGCTGGACTTCAGTTCCCTGTTGGTCGTATCCATCGTTTGTTGAGAAAAGGCAACTATGCCGAACGTGTTGGAGGTGGTGCCCCAGTGTACCTCGCCGCCGTGATGGAATATTTGGCTGCTGAAGTGTTGGAGTTGGCAGGTAATGCCGCTCGTGACAACAAGAAGACTCGTATCATTCCACGTCATTTGCAATTGGCCATCCGTAACGACGAAGAGTTGAACAAACTCTTGTCTGGAGTTACCATTGCTCAAGGTGGTGTTTTACCCAACATTCAAGCTGtattgttgccaaaaaaaaccgaaaagaAAGCTTAA
- the LOC135836036 gene encoding histone H2B yields MAPPKSTGKAVKKAGKAQKNIKKDDKKKHKKRKESYAIYIYKVLKQVHPDTGVSSKAMSIMNSFVNDIFERIAAEASRLAHYNKRSTITSREVQTAVRLLLPGELAKHAVSEGTKAVTKYTSSK; encoded by the coding sequence ATGGCTCCTCCGAAAAGTACCGGTAAAGCTGTGAAGAAAGCGGGTAAAGCccagaaaaatattaaaaaggaCGACAAAAAGAAACACAAGAAAAGGAAAGAATCCTACGCTATCTACATCTACAAAGTGTTGAAGCAGGTTCATCCTGATACCGGTGTTTCTTCTAAGGCGATGAGTATCATGAACAGTTTTGTTAATGATATTTTCGAACGTATTGCCGCTGAAGCTAGCAGATTAGCTCATTACAATAAGCGTTCTACCATCACTAGTCGGGAAGTTCAAACTGCCGTCCGTTTATTATTACCTGGAGAATTGGCGAAACACGCTGTATCCGAAGGTACTAAAGCAGTTACCAAGTACACTAGTTCGAAGTAA
- the LOC135836032 gene encoding large ribosomal subunit protein mL62 isoform X2: MTESSKFSFKITLVILNKFSIKLLNAMFLCIYFERTTEYSSAHSLKNLYPESSLKITTPNESSVVEKCSQVYSGYIPLDKITFKYSRSQGPGGQNRDHTYSKVQLRVKLSDADWIPENVRLKLLEMKKNQLSKDGYFIIKSDKTRSQQLNRADVMQRLRCIIYHAVEQSTSTEPSPETIDKIRKRQEKANRERLQSKRLRSLIKENRRIVE, encoded by the exons atgacagaatccagcaaattttcattcaaaattacccttgtaattttgaataaatttagcATAAAACTTTTAAATGCTATGTTTCTATGTATTTACTTCGAACGAAC AACTGAATATTCCAGCGCtcacagtttgaaaaatctatacCCGGAAAGCTCTTTAAAAATCACTACACCGAACGAATCATCG GTCGTTGAAAAATGCTCGCAAGTATACTCTGGATATATACCATTAG ATAAAATAACATTCAAATATTCCCGTAGTCAAGGACCAGGTGGTCAAAATAGAGATCATACTTACTCAAAAGTGCAATTACGAGTCAAGTTGTCCGACGCCGATTGGATTCCAGAAAATGTGCGACTTAAATTGCTCGAAATG aaaaaaaatcagttatcCAAGGACGGATATTTCATAATTAAATCGGATAAAACGCGTTCTCAGCAACTAAACAGAGCAGATGTGATGCAAAGACTTCGATGTATTATTTATCATGCTGTAGAACAATCCACTTCTACTGAACCTTCTCCGGAAACCATCGATAAAATTAGAAAgag ACAAGAGAAAGCTAATCGTGAAAGGCTACAATCAAAACGACTCCGTTCACTGATCAAGGAAAATAGAAGAATTGTAGAATAA
- the LOC135836032 gene encoding large ribosomal subunit protein mL62 isoform X1 has product MRFANYRILLIFTQHSLIQFNYIIIISIMFPVKLVNRLSILSNNLTRLVISQRTEYSSAHSLKNLYPESSLKITTPNESSVVEKCSQVYSGYIPLDKITFKYSRSQGPGGQNRDHTYSKVQLRVKLSDADWIPENVRLKLLEMKKNQLSKDGYFIIKSDKTRSQQLNRADVMQRLRCIIYHAVEQSTSTEPSPETIDKIRKRQEKANRERLQSKRLRSLIKENRRIVE; this is encoded by the exons ATGCGATTTGCGAATTATagaattttactaatttttactcaacattcgttaattcaattcaattataTCATTATTATCTCCATAATGTTTCCTGTTAAACTTGTTAATCGTTTATCAATCTTGAGCAATAATCTAACTCGTCTGGTAATTTCCCAAAGAACTGAATATTCCAGCGCtcacagtttgaaaaatctatacCCGGAAAGCTCTTTAAAAATCACTACACCGAACGAATCATCG GTCGTTGAAAAATGCTCGCAAGTATACTCTGGATATATACCATTAG ATAAAATAACATTCAAATATTCCCGTAGTCAAGGACCAGGTGGTCAAAATAGAGATCATACTTACTCAAAAGTGCAATTACGAGTCAAGTTGTCCGACGCCGATTGGATTCCAGAAAATGTGCGACTTAAATTGCTCGAAATG aaaaaaaatcagttatcCAAGGACGGATATTTCATAATTAAATCGGATAAAACGCGTTCTCAGCAACTAAACAGAGCAGATGTGATGCAAAGACTTCGATGTATTATTTATCATGCTGTAGAACAATCCACTTCTACTGAACCTTCTCCGGAAACCATCGATAAAATTAGAAAgag ACAAGAGAAAGCTAATCGTGAAAGGCTACAATCAAAACGACTCCGTTCACTGATCAAGGAAAATAGAAGAATTGTAGAATAA